A region from the Roseofilum capinflatum BLCC-M114 genome encodes:
- the rplS gene encoding 50S ribosomal protein L19, protein MHAQEIIRSIEAEQMKPEIPLIYVGDTIKVGVRIREGGKERTQPYEGVVIAKRNGGINETITVRRIFQGVGVERVFLLHSPRIASIQVIRRGKARRAKLYYLRDRVGKATRLKQRFDRPLNKKIKTK, encoded by the coding sequence ATGCACGCTCAAGAGATCATCCGCTCCATCGAAGCGGAACAAATGAAACCAGAAATTCCCCTAATCTACGTTGGAGATACCATCAAAGTCGGCGTAAGAATCCGTGAAGGTGGAAAAGAAAGAACCCAGCCCTACGAAGGAGTCGTCATTGCCAAACGCAATGGAGGCATCAACGAAACCATTACCGTCCGCAGAATCTTCCAAGGCGTAGGCGTAGAGCGAGTCTTTCTACTCCACTCTCCCCGGATCGCCAGTATTCAAGTCATCCGTCGAGGAAAAGCCCGCCGAGCCAAACTCTATTATCTGCGCGATCGCGTCGGTAAAGCCACCCGTCTCAAACAGCGCTTCGATCGCCCCCTAAACAAAAAAATCAAGACCAAATAA
- the thiL gene encoding thiamine-phosphate kinase — protein sequence MKVKEIGEQGLLQHLFRFCPAHRVGDDGAVLELSPGYSMVVTTDVLVDGVHFSDRTTPPHAVGWRAVAANLSDLAAMGAAPLGITVGLSLPGDTEVEWVESLYEGMTECLHPYETPIIGGDVVRSPVISLSITALGQVQPDRLCQRHTGEPGDRIVVTGVHGASRAGLECLLNPEWSTALSPGDRQRLIQAHQYPKPRLDVLPQLWELHPQWITGMDSSDGLADALEQICRASGVGAQIHLSKIPTAHGLKAVLSEEEIRHWAFYGGEDFELVLCLPPQVAEPFVEKLGEDAAVIGELTVGDRLELLDHFDYGDKPNPNSTLDRRWGFQHFN from the coding sequence ATGAAGGTTAAAGAAATTGGTGAACAGGGTCTGTTGCAGCATCTTTTTCGGTTTTGTCCGGCCCATCGGGTGGGTGATGATGGGGCAGTGTTAGAGCTTTCCCCAGGATACTCGATGGTGGTGACCACGGATGTGTTGGTGGATGGAGTCCATTTTAGCGATCGCACCACGCCCCCCCATGCAGTGGGCTGGCGAGCGGTAGCAGCGAATTTATCGGATTTAGCCGCGATGGGCGCTGCGCCTTTGGGGATCACGGTGGGGTTAAGCTTGCCAGGGGACACGGAAGTGGAGTGGGTTGAATCCCTCTATGAAGGGATGACAGAGTGTTTACACCCCTATGAGACTCCCATTATCGGCGGGGATGTGGTGCGATCGCCAGTGATTTCCCTCAGTATTACTGCTTTGGGACAAGTGCAACCCGATCGCCTCTGTCAGCGCCATACAGGAGAACCAGGCGATCGAATTGTGGTCACCGGGGTTCATGGAGCCTCCCGCGCAGGCTTAGAATGTTTGTTAAATCCGGAGTGGTCTACGGCTCTATCCCCTGGCGATCGCCAACGGTTAATTCAAGCCCATCAATATCCGAAACCGCGCCTAGATGTTTTGCCTCAGTTATGGGAGTTGCATCCCCAATGGATCACCGGAATGGATAGTAGTGACGGGTTAGCCGATGCCCTAGAGCAGATTTGCCGAGCCAGTGGGGTGGGCGCTCAGATTCATCTGAGCAAAATTCCCACGGCTCACGGCTTAAAGGCTGTACTTTCTGAAGAAGAAATTCGCCATTGGGCTTTTTATGGAGGAGAAGATTTTGAGTTAGTGCTGTGTCTTCCTCCACAAGTCGCCGAGCCGTTTGTAGAGAAACTGGGGGAAGATGCAGCCGTCATTGGAGAACTCACCGTTGGCGATCGCCTGGAACTTTTAGATCATTTCGACTATGGAGATAAACCAAACCCCAACTCGACCTTAGATCGACGTTGGGGCTTCCAACATTTTAATTAA
- the nusG gene encoding transcription termination/antitermination protein NusG, with the protein MVSEESFESNPRETDPQETENKPAEKPRWYAVQVASGCEKRVKNNLEQRKQTLNVANRILEVKIPEKSTVQFRKGGKSQQSIEKVLPGYVLIHMVLDDETWPVVKNTPNVINFVGAEQKRRYGRGRGHVKPLPLSPTEVERMFKQTQEDKTVVRIDMAPGDKILVLSGPFKDFEGEVIEVSPERSKLKALLSIFGRDTPVELEFNQVEKQ; encoded by the coding sequence ATGGTATCAGAGGAGTCTTTCGAGTCAAACCCCAGAGAAACCGACCCCCAGGAAACCGAAAATAAACCGGCTGAAAAACCCAGGTGGTACGCCGTACAAGTTGCCTCCGGTTGTGAAAAGCGAGTCAAAAACAACCTAGAACAACGGAAGCAAACCCTCAACGTCGCCAACCGCATTCTGGAAGTCAAGATACCGGAAAAATCCACGGTTCAATTCCGCAAAGGCGGCAAATCTCAACAGAGTATAGAAAAAGTTCTTCCTGGGTACGTCTTGATCCATATGGTTCTCGACGATGAAACCTGGCCGGTAGTCAAAAACACCCCCAATGTGATTAACTTTGTAGGGGCAGAACAAAAACGTCGCTACGGTCGAGGACGGGGCCATGTTAAACCCCTTCCCCTGAGTCCGACAGAAGTCGAGCGCATGTTCAAACAGACCCAGGAAGACAAAACAGTGGTCAGAATTGATATGGCCCCTGGTGACAAAATCCTGGTCTTATCTGGGCCATTCAAAGATTTTGAAGGAGAAGTGATTGAAGTTAGCCCCGAACGGAGCAAACTCAAAGCCCTCCTCTCAATTTTCGGTCGAGATACCCCAGTCGAACTCGAGTTCAACCAAGTTGAAAAACAATAA
- a CDS encoding type I glyceraldehyde-3-phosphate dehydrogenase, which produces MIRVAINGFGRIGRNFMRCWAGRENSNLEVVGINDTSDPKTNAHLLKYDSMLGTLDAEISADENSLTVNGKTIKCVSDRNPLNLPWKEWDIDLIIESTGVFVTEEGASKHLQAGAKKVLITAPGKGGNIGTFVVGVNDQQYRHGDYNVVSNASCTTNCLAPFAKVLHEKFGIIKGTMTTTHSYTGDQRLLDASHRDVRRARAAALNIVPTSTGAAKAVALVIPELRGKLNGIAMRVPTPNVSVVDLVVQVEKRTFVEEVNEVLQEAAEGPLKGVLEYSDLPLVSCDYRGHDASSIVDASLTMVMDGDMVKVIAWYDNEWGYSQRVVDLAEVVAKNWQA; this is translated from the coding sequence GTGATTAGAGTAGCAATTAACGGTTTTGGTCGGATTGGACGCAACTTCATGCGCTGCTGGGCAGGCAGAGAGAATAGCAACCTGGAAGTTGTGGGTATTAATGATACTTCCGATCCGAAAACAAACGCCCATTTGCTCAAATATGACTCCATGTTGGGCACATTGGATGCAGAGATATCGGCGGATGAGAACTCCCTAACGGTCAATGGTAAGACCATTAAATGTGTTTCCGATCGCAACCCCCTAAACTTACCCTGGAAAGAATGGGATATCGATTTAATTATTGAATCGACAGGGGTATTTGTAACCGAAGAAGGAGCATCCAAGCATTTACAAGCGGGAGCTAAAAAGGTTCTGATTACTGCTCCCGGAAAAGGAGGAAACATCGGAACCTTCGTAGTCGGAGTCAACGATCAACAGTATCGGCATGGAGATTATAACGTCGTCAGTAATGCCAGTTGCACGACGAACTGTTTAGCTCCATTTGCCAAGGTTCTCCATGAGAAGTTTGGGATCATTAAGGGAACCATGACCACTACCCATAGTTATACGGGTGACCAACGCCTGCTTGATGCTTCTCACCGCGATGTCCGTCGTGCTAGAGCCGCAGCATTGAATATTGTTCCGACCTCTACCGGAGCAGCTAAAGCTGTAGCCTTGGTGATTCCTGAATTAAGAGGAAAACTCAATGGGATAGCCATGCGGGTTCCGACTCCTAATGTATCCGTTGTGGACTTAGTGGTTCAGGTGGAGAAAAGGACTTTTGTAGAAGAGGTCAATGAAGTGCTGCAAGAAGCGGCTGAAGGCCCCTTAAAAGGAGTTCTCGAATATAGCGATCTCCCATTAGTCTCTTGTGACTATCGCGGTCATGATGCTTCTTCTATTGTGGATGCCAGCCTAACCATGGTCATGGATGGCGATATGGTAAAAGTGATTGCCTGGTATGACAATGAGTGGGGATACTCTCAGCGAGTTGTGGATCTGGCTGAGGTGGTGGCGAAGAACTGGCAAGCCTAA
- the rplK gene encoding 50S ribosomal protein L11 yields MGKKVVAMIKLALPAGKANPAPPVGPALGQHGVNIMMFCKEYNAKTADQPGMVIPVEISVYEDRSFTFVLKTPPASVLIKKAAKIDKGSAEPNKQKVGTITRDQLQEIAQTKMPDLNANDIEAAMNIVAGTARNMGVKVVD; encoded by the coding sequence ATGGGTAAAAAAGTTGTTGCCATGATTAAACTAGCCTTACCTGCGGGTAAAGCTAACCCTGCTCCCCCCGTTGGCCCTGCCTTGGGTCAACATGGGGTGAACATCATGATGTTCTGTAAAGAATACAATGCCAAAACTGCCGATCAACCCGGTATGGTGATTCCGGTTGAAATCTCCGTTTACGAAGACCGCAGTTTTACCTTTGTTCTCAAAACCCCTCCCGCTTCGGTTCTGATTAAAAAAGCGGCCAAAATTGACAAAGGTTCAGCCGAACCCAACAAACAAAAAGTCGGAACCATCACCCGCGACCAACTGCAAGAAATTGCCCAAACCAAAATGCCCGATTTAAATGCCAATGACATCGAGGCAGCCATGAATATCGTCGCTGGAACCGCCCGCAATATGGGAGTCAAAGTGGTGGACTAG
- the secE gene encoding preprotein translocase subunit SecE, which yields MAKKETAQAPEKSENPIEVTQKFLQGTKDELQKVVWPSRQQLISESVAVMSMVGLFAFLIFAVDKLFMWTASQVF from the coding sequence GTGGCCAAAAAAGAAACCGCTCAAGCCCCAGAAAAATCAGAAAACCCCATAGAGGTTACCCAAAAATTCCTGCAAGGAACCAAAGACGAACTGCAAAAAGTTGTTTGGCCCTCTCGCCAACAACTCATCAGTGAATCTGTTGCCGTCATGTCCATGGTAGGACTATTCGCCTTTCTCATCTTTGCAGTCGATAAACTATTTATGTGGACAGCCAGTCAGGTATTTTGA
- the murC gene encoding UDP-N-acetylmuramate--L-alanine ligase: MLSPIDFGGKPFHFIGIGGIGMSALAYILAKRNLPVSGSDIRLSHITERLQGLGTQIFGSQEGQNLEIYQFNRSDLERGEERESQAQEAIAPVPQSPVTTTNPTVTDPYRLPQVICSTAINTNNAEYRAALELGCPIFHRSDVLAALIQDYRSVAVAGTHGKTTTSSLIGYLLLRAALDPTIIIGGEVKAWEGNARFGQGEFLVAEADESDGSLVKLAAEIGVITNIELDHPDHYDSLDQVIETFERFKKQCKTLVGCIDCATVRDRIHPTLTYSLDLESGAAYSVDRVVYTSQGTQARVWERGQVLGNIEIPLLGQHNLSNGLAAIAVGRHLGIEFTTIQEALSSFEGAKRRFEYRGEFNGSILIDDYAHHPSEIQATLAAASLRAKDQRVIAIFQPHRYSRTQMFLAEFAQSFGQANQVVVTDIYSAGEANLEHLQGESVAQAIGQYHDRVCYQPTLKDVEHYLATHLQPGDYAVFLGAGNLNQIIPPLISRSV, encoded by the coding sequence ATGCTTAGTCCGATAGACTTTGGTGGCAAACCCTTCCATTTTATCGGGATAGGTGGGATAGGCATGTCCGCTTTAGCGTACATTTTAGCCAAACGAAACCTACCCGTTTCGGGTTCAGATATTCGCTTATCCCATATTACCGAACGGTTGCAGGGGTTAGGAACTCAGATTTTTGGCTCTCAAGAGGGCCAAAACTTAGAAATCTATCAATTTAACCGCTCTGACTTAGAGAGGGGAGAAGAGAGGGAAAGCCAAGCTCAAGAGGCGATCGCCCCAGTCCCCCAAAGCCCAGTCACTACAACGAACCCAACCGTAACCGATCCGTATCGCTTACCCCAAGTGATTTGCTCAACCGCCATCAATACCAATAACGCAGAATATCGAGCCGCTCTAGAATTGGGCTGTCCCATTTTTCATCGCTCTGATGTCCTCGCTGCTCTGATCCAAGACTATCGGAGTGTAGCCGTGGCCGGAACCCATGGTAAAACCACCACCAGTAGTTTAATCGGTTATCTGTTGCTCAGAGCCGCGTTAGATCCCACCATTATCATTGGGGGAGAAGTCAAAGCCTGGGAAGGAAATGCCCGATTTGGCCAAGGAGAATTTCTAGTGGCAGAAGCAGATGAATCAGATGGTTCTCTGGTTAAATTGGCAGCAGAAATTGGAGTGATTACCAATATAGAATTAGATCATCCCGATCATTATGACAGTCTCGATCAGGTGATTGAAACCTTTGAAAGATTTAAGAAACAGTGTAAAACATTAGTGGGATGCATTGATTGTGCAACGGTGCGCGATCGCATTCATCCCACTCTTACCTATAGTTTAGATTTAGAGTCAGGGGCAGCATACAGCGTCGATCGGGTGGTCTATACCTCCCAAGGAACCCAGGCGAGGGTCTGGGAGCGAGGTCAGGTGTTAGGGAATATAGAAATTCCCCTCTTAGGCCAGCACAATCTTAGCAATGGGCTGGCGGCGATCGCCGTAGGTCGTCACTTAGGCATCGAATTTACCACCATTCAGGAGGCCCTGTCCTCCTTTGAAGGAGCCAAACGACGCTTTGAATACCGAGGAGAATTTAATGGCAGTATACTCATTGATGACTATGCTCACCATCCCAGTGAAATCCAAGCGACATTAGCCGCAGCCAGTCTCAGAGCTAAAGACCAGCGAGTGATAGCCATATTCCAACCCCACCGCTATAGTCGAACCCAAATGTTTCTGGCCGAATTCGCCCAATCCTTCGGACAAGCCAATCAAGTGGTGGTAACGGATATCTATAGTGCCGGTGAAGCTAATTTAGAGCATCTCCAGGGTGAAAGCGTCGCTCAGGCGATCGGTCAATATCACGATCGAGTCTGCTATCAACCCACACTCAAAGACGTTGAACACTACTTGGCCACCCATTTACAACCGGGAGATTATGCCGTGTTTCTAGGAGCTGGGAACTTAAACCAAATTATTCCCCCACTCATCTCTCGTTCGGTTTAA
- a CDS encoding DUF3155 domain-containing protein — MARRRKRKSRRRQEGRRILEQVPQYSIESGEDKPVTAARKFIRAQGIIPPALLLVKRNEHTTDRYFWAEKGLFGAQYVEENHFLFPSLKHPDELQAPSMLLGTGVTEAK; from the coding sequence TTGGCTAGAAGACGTAAGCGCAAAAGCCGTCGTCGTCAGGAAGGACGACGCATCCTCGAACAAGTTCCTCAGTATAGCATTGAAAGCGGCGAAGATAAACCTGTAACGGCAGCACGAAAATTCATTCGTGCCCAAGGGATTATCCCACCCGCTTTATTACTGGTCAAGCGGAACGAGCATACCACAGATCGGTACTTCTGGGCAGAAAAAGGTTTATTCGGCGCTCAATATGTTGAGGAAAACCATTTTCTGTTTCCCAGTCTTAAACATCCCGATGAACTCCAAGCCCCATCAATGCTACTGGGAACCGGCGTAACTGAAGCCAAATAA
- a CDS encoding sensor histidine kinase gives MLRPASSEFIELCRSQISLLTQSLGASLSAVYLTEHHLDRSFTQLIPIAAYPDRATPWNELEAIAFLPSDWQFQGLTPSLPDPLDPKPESADSEVLPQSHQLILPLVKQKMLMGFLVTQRQDRHWNDLEREQIQQITNTLAIACLLDQRGQWSEHRYQQQTELESKRHELLHNFLHQFRNPLTALGTFGKLLLKRLAPADPNRAIAENMLRESTRLQDLLQHFNQSMDVLEQSDRTLESDGSEASEPRLLSATASAVAQLPASLGAMPLTLESCAIEEILGALLPSIEAIAEDKGLTLKQQIPDDLPLIDVDPKALTEVLNNLLENGIKYTPAPGTIYLQVTAHNSQNQLLIAISDTGPGIPPEDITEVFKRHYRGVQSQGEIPGTGLGLAIAKDLTEQMQGTLKVFSPAAYPPEATQGTTFVISLPIP, from the coding sequence ATGTTAAGGCCTGCCAGTTCGGAATTTATTGAACTGTGTCGATCGCAAATCTCCCTACTGACCCAATCCTTGGGAGCTTCATTAAGTGCAGTTTATCTGACCGAACATCATCTAGACCGGTCGTTTACCCAACTGATTCCGATCGCCGCTTATCCGGATCGGGCGACTCCCTGGAATGAGCTAGAAGCGATCGCTTTTCTTCCCTCAGATTGGCAATTTCAAGGTCTCACCCCTTCTTTACCCGATCCCCTCGATCCGAAGCCAGAATCAGCCGACTCGGAGGTACTCCCCCAATCCCATCAACTGATTCTCCCCCTGGTGAAACAAAAGATGTTGATGGGCTTTTTGGTGACGCAACGGCAAGATCGACACTGGAATGATCTAGAGCGAGAACAGATTCAACAAATTACCAATACGTTGGCGATCGCTTGTTTATTGGATCAACGGGGGCAATGGTCTGAACACCGTTATCAACAACAGACTGAGCTGGAAAGTAAGCGTCATGAACTGTTGCATAATTTTTTGCATCAATTTCGCAACCCCCTAACGGCTTTGGGAACCTTTGGGAAATTGCTGCTCAAGCGACTAGCGCCGGCAGATCCCAATCGGGCGATCGCTGAAAATATGCTCCGGGAAAGTACCAGGCTCCAAGATTTGCTGCAACATTTTAATCAATCCATGGATGTCCTAGAACAATCGGATCGTACTCTAGAATCTGATGGAAGTGAGGCTTCAGAACCCCGATTGTTGAGTGCGACAGCTTCTGCGGTGGCCCAACTCCCTGCTTCCCTCGGAGCCATGCCCCTCACCCTTGAATCTTGCGCCATTGAAGAGATCTTAGGCGCTCTTTTGCCGTCGATTGAGGCGATCGCCGAAGATAAGGGACTGACCCTCAAACAGCAAATTCCCGATGATTTACCCCTGATTGATGTCGATCCGAAGGCGTTAACGGAAGTCTTAAACAACCTTTTAGAAAATGGGATCAAATACACCCCAGCACCGGGAACCATTTATCTACAAGTTACGGCTCACAACAGCCAAAATCAACTGCTCATAGCCATTAGCGACACAGGCCCAGGAATTCCCCCAGAAGATATTACAGAGGTCTTTAAGCGCCATTATCGCGGGGTTCAGAGCCAAGGAGAGATTCCCGGAACCGGTTTGGGTTTGGCGATCGCCAAAGATTTAACCGAACAAATGCAGGGAACTCTGAAAGTCTTTAGTCCAGCCGCCTATCCACCCGAAGCCACCCAAGGTACAACGTTTGTGATTAGTTTACCGATTCCATAA
- the rplL gene encoding 50S ribosomal protein L7/L12, with product MSAVTDEIIEKLKTLSLLEASELVKQIEETFGVSAAAPAGGMMMMAPGAGGAAAPAEEVEEKTEFDVVLEEVPADKKIAVLKVVRGLTGLGLKEAKEMVESAPKAVKEAVAKDAAEDAKKQLEEAGAKVSVK from the coding sequence ATGTCTGCTGTTACTGACGAAATCATTGAAAAGCTGAAAACCCTTTCTCTGCTCGAAGCCTCTGAACTGGTGAAGCAAATCGAAGAAACCTTTGGGGTAAGTGCTGCGGCTCCGGCTGGTGGCATGATGATGATGGCTCCCGGTGCTGGTGGGGCTGCGGCTCCGGCTGAGGAAGTGGAAGAGAAAACCGAATTTGATGTGGTTCTGGAAGAAGTTCCGGCTGATAAGAAAATTGCCGTGCTTAAGGTGGTTCGTGGCCTGACCGGTTTGGGTCTGAAAGAAGCCAAAGAAATGGTGGAATCTGCGCCTAAAGCGGTTAAAGAGGCAGTGGCTAAAGATGCGGCAGAAGATGCTAAGAAGCAGCTTGAAGAAGCAGGCGCTAAAGTTAGCGTTAAATAA
- a CDS encoding cofactor assembly of complex C subunit B — MIGENPALIPLLILTLLMCIGLFFFIRASVKDRTEEITLIANVTEEELLPQLQDYFDRRAYQVTALESQTQKITLEGTVQPSWFLAIFLSFLAALGILCANLVFSTLWSEFPPILWMGVALAPGAGLFYWKGAYRTEQVELQVQPLDQPTQTAQSLIALKAHRDELAELQKALDPLISSEAEFT, encoded by the coding sequence ATGATCGGCGAAAATCCTGCTTTAATTCCCTTACTGATCCTGACCCTTCTGATGTGTATCGGTCTCTTTTTCTTTATCCGCGCATCGGTGAAAGACCGAACGGAAGAAATCACGCTCATTGCTAACGTTACAGAAGAAGAATTACTTCCCCAATTGCAAGACTATTTTGACCGCCGAGCCTATCAAGTCACAGCCCTAGAGAGCCAAACCCAGAAAATTACTCTCGAAGGTACGGTTCAGCCCAGTTGGTTTCTAGCCATCTTTCTCTCTTTTTTAGCTGCCCTCGGCATCCTTTGTGCTAATCTTGTATTCTCCACCCTCTGGTCTGAGTTTCCCCCAATCCTATGGATGGGCGTTGCCCTTGCCCCTGGTGCAGGCCTTTTCTACTGGAAGGGTGCTTATCGTACTGAACAAGTGGAGCTGCAAGTTCAACCCTTAGATCAACCGACCCAAACGGCGCAAAGTTTGATTGCTCTGAAAGCACACCGAGATGAACTTGCTGAACTTCAGAAAGCCTTAGACCCCTTGATCTCTTCTGAGGCAGAGTTCACCTAA
- the rplJ gene encoding 50S ribosomal protein L10 — translation MGRTLENKKEILAELQESLKDTQLAVVIDYKGLSVAEITNLRQQLRPTGTTCKVTKNTLMRKAVEGDEAWEPMKEFLSDASAFLLVKDDIGGAIKAYQGFQKATKKTVLRGGVMEGRALSEEEIKAIGDLPSKEELIAQIAGAINGVATKLAVGINQVPSSIARGLQAYVDKEGGDAGSDAA, via the coding sequence ATGGGGAGAACCCTAGAAAACAAAAAGGAAATCCTTGCCGAGCTTCAAGAAAGCTTGAAGGATACCCAACTGGCCGTTGTCATTGACTATAAAGGTCTGTCCGTTGCCGAAATCACCAATTTACGGCAACAACTGCGCCCAACCGGAACCACCTGCAAGGTCACCAAGAATACCCTAATGCGGAAAGCCGTAGAAGGGGATGAAGCTTGGGAACCCATGAAGGAATTCCTTTCCGACGCTTCGGCCTTTTTACTGGTTAAAGACGACATTGGTGGAGCCATTAAGGCCTATCAAGGCTTTCAAAAAGCCACCAAGAAAACAGTCCTCCGGGGCGGAGTCATGGAAGGCCGGGCCCTCTCCGAGGAAGAGATCAAAGCCATTGGTGACTTGCCCTCTAAAGAGGAACTCATCGCTCAAATTGCTGGGGCCATTAATGGCGTGGCCACCAAACTGGCGGTTGGAATTAATCAAGTTCCATCCTCGATTGCCCGTGGCCTGCAAGCCTACGTGGACAAAGAAGGAGGGGACGCTGGCAGTGATGCTGCTTAG
- the rplA gene encoding 50S ribosomal protein L1, which yields MPRKLSRRLQELYKKVEDRPYEPLEAIQLLKETATAKFPESAEVHIRLGIDPKYTDQQLRTTVVLPKGTGQTVRVAVIARGEKVSEASSGGADVYGSEELIDEIQKGRMDFDRLIATPDMMPQVAKLGRLLGPRGLMPSPKAGTVTFDVAQAITEVKAGKLEFRADRTGIVHILFGKAAFSAEDLLENLKAIQETVDRNKPSGAKGRYWRTVHICASMGPPIEVDISFLRDLKAAEAA from the coding sequence ATGCCTAGAAAGCTATCGCGCAGACTGCAAGAGCTGTACAAAAAAGTAGAAGATCGGCCCTATGAACCTTTAGAAGCCATTCAATTACTCAAAGAGACAGCAACGGCCAAATTTCCAGAATCAGCAGAAGTTCATATTCGCCTAGGAATTGACCCCAAATATACCGATCAGCAGTTAAGAACCACCGTTGTTTTACCTAAAGGAACGGGGCAAACTGTCCGAGTCGCTGTTATTGCTAGAGGGGAAAAAGTTTCAGAAGCCTCCAGTGGTGGCGCAGATGTCTATGGTTCTGAAGAACTGATTGATGAAATCCAGAAAGGACGGATGGACTTCGATCGCCTGATTGCCACACCAGACATGATGCCGCAAGTAGCAAAACTCGGTCGTTTATTGGGGCCCCGTGGCTTAATGCCTTCACCGAAAGCGGGAACCGTCACCTTTGATGTTGCTCAGGCAATTACTGAAGTCAAAGCCGGTAAACTCGAATTCCGCGCTGACCGGACTGGAATCGTCCATATTCTCTTTGGCAAAGCAGCCTTTAGCGCCGAAGATCTCTTAGAAAACCTCAAAGCGATCCAAGAAACCGTCGATCGCAACAAACCCTCTGGTGCAAAAGGTCGATACTGGCGCACCGTCCATATTTGTGCCAGCATGGGCCCGCCCATTGAGGTCGATATTTCCTTCTTGCGAGATCTCAAAGCTGCTGAAGCTGCCTAG